In a single window of the Rhineura floridana isolate rRhiFlo1 chromosome 3, rRhiFlo1.hap2, whole genome shotgun sequence genome:
- the LOC133379069 gene encoding zinc finger protein 239-like produces MEPKERAQPRDVPFLPRLSARNAAWERGVSLHAHIWGVKAEGEPSEVSLAKNGEKVQEQKLRSQDRAKRQEEREIHTGDKPYKCLECGKSFSQSNHLILHCRTHTRDKTYECLECGKNFSRSGTLTLHQRCHTGDKPYKCLECGKSFTWSCTLSLHHRTHIRDKSYTCLECGKSFSQSSHLTSHYRTHTGNKPYKCFECGKSFRWSSAITVHQRTHTGDKPYKCLECGKSFSRSSTLKVHQRIHIGDKPYQCLECGKSFSWRGHLTLHYRTHTGEKPYKCFECGKSFSQSSTLTSHQRTHTGDKPYKCLECGKSFSQSSALTLHHRTHTGDKPYTCL; encoded by the exons ATGGAGCCGAAGGAAAGAGCGCAACCGAGGGACGTCCCTTTCCTGCCCCGCCTCTCGGCCAGAAATGCAGCGTGGGAGCGCGGAGTCTCTCTTCATGCGCA catctggggtgtcaaggctgagggagaaccatctgaagtcTCACTGGCAAAAAATGGGGAGAaggtgcaggagcagaaactgaggagtcaagacagagcaaagagacaagaggagagagagattcacacaggggacaaaccttataaatgcttggagtgtggaaagagcttcagtcagagtaacCATCTTATTTTGCATTGTAGAACTCATACGAGAGACAAAacttatgaatgcttggagtgtggaaagaacttcagtcggagtggcacccttactttgcatcaaagatgtcatacaggagacaaaccttataaatgtttggagtgtggaaagagcttcacttggAGTTGCACCCTTagtttgcatcacagaactcatatacgggacaaatcttatacatgcttggagtgtggaaagagcttcagtcagagtagccaccttacttcgcattatagaactcatacagggaacaaaccttataaatgcttcgagtgtggaaaaagcttcaggtggagtagtgcCATCacagtgcatcaaagaactcacacaggggacaaaccttacaaatgcttggagtgtggaaagagcttcagtcggagtagcacccttaaggtgcatcaaagaattcacataggggacaaaccttatcagtgcttggagtgtggaaagagcttcagctggagaggccaccttactttgcattacagaactcatacaggggagaaaccttataaatgctttgagtgtggaaagagctttagtcagagtagcacccttacttcgcatcaaagaactcacacaggagacaaaccttataaatgcttggagtgtggaaagagcttcagtcagagtagcgcccttactttgcatcacaggactcatacaggagacaaaccttatacatgcttgtag
- the LOC133382450 gene encoding zinc finger protein 420-like, producing MRNKVTLHQRIHPGEKPYECIECGKSFSRSQHLSAHHRTHTGEKPYKCMDCGKTFSASCKLTLHQRTHTGEKPYVCMECGKSFSCSGSLTSHQSTHSGVKPYICLECGKSFRWSHHLTSHHRTHTGEKPYKCLECGKSFSRSGNLTLHQRIHTGEKPYKCMECGKTFSASCKLTLHHRTHTGEKPYVCMECGKSFSCSGSLTLHQRIHTGEKPYECMECGKNFRSRGQLTKHERTHTGEKPHKSLECGKSFSVIYRLHQRTHTGEKSYRCIECGKSFIRSEHLTSHHRIHTGEKPYKCLECGKSFTHSGSLTSHQRIHTGEKPYKCTECGKSFRCRGDLTKHERTHTGEKSYICLQCGKSFIRSEHLTSHHRIHTGEKPYKCLECGNSFRHSGSLTSHQRIHTGEKPYKCMECGKSFRCRGDLTKHERMHTGDKPYKCLECGKSFSVNSKLTLHQRTHTGEKPYECMECGKSFSDSRNLSSHQRTHTGEKPHKCLE from the coding sequence ATGAGAAATAAggttactttacatcaaagaatccacccaggagagaaaccatatgaatgcatagagtgtggaaaaagtttcagtcGGAGCCAACACCTTTCtgcacatcacagaacccacacaggagagaaaccatataaatgtatggattgTGGAAAAACCTTTAGTGCGAGCTGcaaacttactttgcatcaaagaacccacacaggagagaaaccatatgtatgcatggaatgtggaaagagtttcagttgtAGTGGAAGCCTTACATCCCATCAAAGTACTCACTCAGGAGTGAAACCATATATATGCCtagagtgtggaaaaagtttcagaTGGAGCcaccaccttacttcacatcacagaacccacacaggggagaagccatataagtgtctggagtgtgggAAGAGTTTCAGTCGTAGTGGaaaccttactttacatcaaagaattcacacaggagaaaaaccctataaatgtatggaatgtggaaagacctttagTGCGAGCTGcaaacttactttgcatcacagaacccacacaggagagaaaccatatgtatgcatggaatgtggaaagagtttcagttgtAGTGgaagccttactttacatcaaagaatccacacaggggagaagccatatgaatgtatggaatgtggaaaaaacTTCAGAAGTAGAGGACAGTTAACtaaacatgaaagaacccacacaggagagaaaccacacaaaagtttggagtgtggaaagagctttagtgtaATCTATAGactgcatcaaagaacccacacaggagagaaatcgTATAgatgcatagagtgtggaaaaagtttcatTCGGAGCgaacaccttacttcacatcacagaatccacacaggggagaagccatataagtgtctggagtgtggaaagagttttacTCATAGTggaagccttacttcacatcaaagaatccacactggggagaagccatataaatgtacggaatgtggaaaaagcttcagatgtAGAGGAGATTTAACtaaacatgaaagaacccacacaggagagaaatcaTATATATGCCTACAGTGTGGGAAAAGTTTTATTCGGAGCgaacaccttacttcacatcacagaatccacacaggggagaagccatataagtgtctggagtgtggaaacaGTTTCAGGCATAGTggaagccttacttcacatcaaagaatccacacaggggagaagccatataaatgtatggaatgtggaaaaagcttcagatgtAGAGGAGATTTAACTAAACATGAAAGAAtgcacacaggagacaaaccataCAAAtgtttagagtgtggaaagagctttagtgtgAACTCTAAACTTAcgttgcatcaaagaacccacacaggagagaaaccatatgaatgcatggaatgtggaaagagcttcagtgatagTAGAAACCTTTCctcccatcaaagaacccacacaggagagaagccacatAAGTGTCTGGAGTAA